The Camelina sativa cultivar DH55 chromosome 14, Cs, whole genome shotgun sequence genome includes a window with the following:
- the LOC104739927 gene encoding pentatricopeptide repeat-containing protein At1g12300, mitochondrial-like gives MMLMIRRWSSKKALKFLQARLPETGTLRNASLHHCPNELFFCCERDFSSFSDRNLSYRERLRSGLVDIKPDDAVNLFQDMLRSRPRPSLFDFSRLFGAVARTKQYDLVLDLCKQMELSGVAHSIYTLSIMINCFCRRRKLGFAYSVLGKILKLGYEPNTITFTTLINGLCLEGRVSQAVGLVDRMVEMGHTPNLITINTLVNGLCLNGKVSEAVVLIDRMVANGCQPDGVTYGPVLNVMCKSGKTALAIELLRKMEGRNIKLDAFKYNIIIDGLCKDGSLDDAFNLFSEMEVKGIKSDIITYNTLIRGFCNDGRWDDGAQLLRDMITRRITPNVVTFNVLIDSFVKEGKLLEAQELHKEMIRRGISPNTITYNSLIDGFCKENRLDEANQMLDVMVSKECDTNTVTFNILINGYCKAERVDDGLELFRAMSLRGVVADTVTYNTLIQGFCQSGKLEVAKELFQEMVSRRVPPNIVTYKILLDGLWDSGEVKKALEIFEKIQKSKMELDIGIYNIIIHGMCNDGKVDDAWDLFCILPLRGVKPDVKTYNIMIGGLCKKGSLSEADLLFKKMEEDEHEPDGCTYNILIRAHLRGSDINTSAEFIEEMKRGGYAADAFTTKMVIDMLSDGRLNKSFLDMLS, from the coding sequence atgatgttgatgatacGGAGATGGAGTTCTAAAAAAGCTTTGAAATTTTTGCAGGCTCGCCTCCCGGAGACAGGTACTCTGAGAAATGCTTCACTTCACCATTGCCCGAATGAGCTGTTCTTTTGCTGCGAACGAGACTTCTCTAGTTTCAGTGATAGAAATCTCTCTTATAGAGAGAGACTGAGGAGTGGGCTTGTAGATATTAAGCCAGATGATGCTGTCAATCTCTTCCAAGACATGCTTCGGTCTCGTCCTCGTCCTAGCCTTTTTGATTTCAGTAGATTGTTTGGTGCTGTTGCCAGGACAAAACAGTATGATCTTGTGTTAGATCTATGCAAGCAAATGGAGTTGAGTGGGGTTGCACATAGCATCTACACTTTGAGTATTATGATCAATTGCTTCTGCCGACGCCGAAAACTAGGTTTTGCTTATTCTGTTTTGGGGAAGATCCTGAAACTTGGGTATGAGCCTAACACCATCACTTTTACAACTTTGATAAACGGATTATGTCTCGAGGGCCGAGTTTCCCAAGCGGTGGGGTTAGTTGATCGAATGGTTGAAATGGGACATACACCCAATCTCATTACGATTAACACTTTGGTCAATGGACTTTGTCTCAATGGTAAAGTCTCTGAAGCTGTGGTTTTGATAGATCGAATGGTTGCAAATGGCTGTCAACCCGATGGAGTTACCTATGGACCGGTTCTAAATGTAATGTGCAAGTCCGGCAAAACTGCCTTGGCCATTGAGTTGCTCAGAAAGATGGAAGGAAGAAATATCAAGCTCGATGCATTCAAATACAATATCATCATTGATGGCCTCTGCAAAGACGGGAGCCTCGACGATGCATTCAACCTATTTAGTGAAATGGAAGTGAAAGGGATCAAATCAGATATTATTACCTACAACACTCTCATCAGAGGCTTCTGTAATGATGGTAGATGGGATGATGGTGCACAGTTGCTGAGGGATATGATCACAAGGAGAATCACCCCCAACGTTGTCACATTCAACGTATTGATTGATAGTTTTGTGAAAGAGGGAAAACTTCTAGAGGCCCAAGAACTGCACAAGGAGATGATTCGACGAGGTATATCTCCTAATACGATTACATACAATTCTTTGATAGATGGGTTTTGCAAGGAGAACCGCCTAGATGAGGCAAACCAGATGCTGGACGTGATGGTTAGCAAAGAGTGTGATACTAATACTGTGACGTTTAATATCCTCATAAATGGATATTGTAAGGCTGAGCGGGTTGATGATGGTTTGGAACTCTTCCGTGCAATGTCCTTGAGAGGAGTGGTTGCAGATACAGTTACTTATAACACTCTAATCCAAGGGTTTTGTCAATCGGGGAAACTTGAGGTCGCCAAAGAACTCTTCCAGGAGATGGTTTCTCGTCGTGTTCCTCCTAATATTGTGACTTACAAAATTTTGCTGGATGGTTTGTGGGACAGTGGAGAAGTAAAAAAAGCATtggaaatatttgaaaaaatccAGAAGAGTAAGATGGAACTCGATATTGGTATCTATAACATCATCATTCACGGGATGTGCAATGATGGTAAGGTAGATGATGCTTGGGATTTATTCTGTATTCTACCTCTTAGAGGAGTGAAGCCCGATGTTAAGACATACAACATAATGATTGGAGGACTGTGTAAGAAAGGCTCACTATCTGAAGCGGACctgttgtttaaaaaaatggaagaggATGAGCATGAGCCAGATGGTTGTACATACAACATACTAATCCGAGCACATCTCCGAGGTAGTGACATAAATACATCAGCTGAATTCATTGAAGAAATGAAAAGGGGAGGGTACGCTGCTGATGCTTTCACTACAAAGATGGTTATCGATATGTTATCGGATGGTAGATTGAACAAAAGCTTTTTGGATATGCTTTCTTAG
- the LOC104739928 gene encoding E3 ubiquitin-protein ligase At1g12760: MSTENNTGNSSSLPPSSSSSDAIDPAPLLLNGEDNEGSNGGGGSGGERRSVRRQGLREAARFLSRASSGRVMREPSMLVREAAAEQLEERQSDWAYSKPVVVLDIVWNLAFVSVATAVLVMSRDEHPIMPLRVWLLGYALQCVLHMVCVCFEYRRRNRRRTIRNTPRSRSSSSSSSSSSSSSSLEEDALVSRRNSNEHDLSLGHLDSESSSVAKHLESANTMFSFIWWIIGFYWVSAGGQELAQESPRIYWLSIVFLGFDVFFVVFCVALACVIGIAVCCCLPCIIAVLYAVADQEGASKEDIEQLTKFKFRKVGDANKHTGDEAQGTTEGIMTECGTDSPIEHTLLQEDAECCICLSAYEDGTELRELPCGHHFHCSCVDKWLYINATCPLCKYNILKSSNLDREEV, from the exons atgtCAACGGAGAATAACACGGGGAATTCGTCATCCCtgccaccatcatcatcatcctccgaCGCAATCGATCCAGCACCGTTGCTTTTAAACGGAGAAGATAATGAAGGAAgcaacggaggaggaggaagtggGGGGGAACGGAGATCTGTGAGGAGACAAGGTTTGAGAGAAGCCGCTAGGTTTCTAAGTCGTGCGAGTAGCGGACGTGTTATGAGGGAACCTTCTATGCTCGTGAGGGAGGCTGCGGCTGAGCAGCTAGAGGAGAGACAAAGCGATTGGGCTTATTCGAAGCCTGTGGTGGTTCTTGACATCGTTTGGAACCTGGCTTTTGTTTCCGTTGCCACGGCTGTTTTGGTTATGAGCAGGGACGAGCATCCGATTATGCCGCTTAGGGTTTGGCTTTTGGGTTATGCTTTGCAATGCGTGTTGCAtatggtttgtgtttgttttgagtATCGGAGGAGGAATAGGAGGAGAACGATTAGGAATACTCCACGCTcacgctcttcttcttcttcttcttcctcctcttcgtcttcttcttccttggagGAAGATGCTTTGGTTTCCAGGAGGAATTCGAATGAGCACGACTTGTCTCTCGGGCACTTGGACAGCGAAAGCAGCAG TGTTGCAAAACATCTGGAATCTGCCAATACAATGTTTTCCTTTATATGGTGGATCATTGGATTCTACTGGGTATCTGCTGGTGGCCAAGAGTTGGCACAAGAATCCCCTCGGATTTACTG GTTGTCTATCGTCTTTCTTGGTTTCGATGTGTTCTTTGTTGTCTTCTGTGTTGCGTTGGCTTGCGTTATTGGAATTGCTGTCTGCTGTTGCCTTCCATGCATCATTGCAGTTCTATACGCCGTTGCAGATCAG GAAGGTGCTTCAAAAGAAGACATTGAGCAGCTCACCAAATTCAAGTTTCGCAAAGTAGGTGATGCCAACAAACATACTGGTGATGAAGCCCAAGGAACTACTGAGGGGATAATGACCGAGTGTGGTACAGATTCACCCATTGAACATACTCTTTTGCAAGAGGATGCG GAATGTTGCATCTGTCTCTCTGCATATGAAGACGGAACAGAACTAAGGGAACTTCCATGTGGCCACCATTTCCACTGCTCCTGCGTAGACAAATGGCTATACATAAACGCGACTTGCCCACTCTGCAAATACAACATCCTCAAGAGTAGCAACTTGGATCGAGAGGAAGTCTAG